The Desulfovibrio sp. genome includes a region encoding these proteins:
- a CDS encoding calcium-binding protein: MTRTLELPDITAMLKISLLPLLAALVLMASPAHAMPGMGSGEGGGMGDKFSQMDTNKDGKVSREEFKAAFPNMREEAFVAIDKDGDGFISVDEWNGFMKEHSSGMRPNTMTNGPMPSVPGNPMMPNPGSPELPLVTPPNGN; this comes from the coding sequence ATGACGCGCACCCTAGAATTGCCCGACATCACGGCCATGCTGAAAATATCTCTGCTTCCCCTTCTGGCGGCCCTTGTTCTTATGGCATCCCCCGCACACGCCATGCCCGGCATGGGCAGCGGCGAAGGCGGCGGCATGGGCGACAAGTTCAGCCAGATGGATACCAATAAAGACGGCAAGGTCAGCCGTGAAGAGTTCAAGGCGGCCTTTCCCAACATGAGGGAAGAAGCCTTTGTGGCCATAGACAAGGACGGCGACGGCTTCATTTCCGTTGACGAATGGAATGGCTTCATGAAGGAGCATTCTTCCGGCATGCGCCCCAACACAATGACTAACGGCCCCATGCCCTCTGTTCCCGGCAATCCGATGATGCCCAATCCCGGCAGCCCCGAACTGCCGCTGGTCACACCGCCCAATGGCAACTAA
- the qmoC gene encoding quinone-interacting membrane-bound oxidoreductase complex subunit QmoC, translated as MAQITIKPDLEFARALEEAGGESLKKCYQCATCSVACPLAPANAPYPRKEMVWASWGLKDKLRADIDLWLCHNCGNCSDLCPRGAKPADLMGAARNVIYKDLTEPSIVGKWMSKPAGLPILFAIPAVLWLVVWWIRAGFNGGQWFPRAADGRIVFGQIFYGDYTIDPIFMLTFFTALFILARGAMKLWAQFKPEGSMAVIGKTKCWVWHLWDVLWDEIITHRKFDDCEDGPDTGKETPSRKNGHFLLVWSFAILAFVTAVVAMGHWGGKVIPLIKIETPMPLTFPVKILANIGAFMLLLGLGLLTVRRLRLNPKFQGSSWYDWYLLGIIWVIALTGVMAQGFRLADAIVPAFVVYYLHLVCVWMLFAYLPWSKLGHILYRTVALLYARMYGRS; from the coding sequence ATGGCACAAATTACAATCAAACCTGACCTGGAGTTCGCCAGGGCGCTGGAAGAAGCGGGGGGCGAGTCCCTCAAGAAGTGCTACCAGTGCGCCACGTGTTCCGTGGCCTGCCCCCTGGCACCTGCCAACGCGCCCTATCCGCGCAAGGAAATGGTATGGGCCTCCTGGGGCCTCAAGGACAAGCTGCGCGCTGATATCGACCTGTGGCTCTGCCACAACTGCGGCAACTGCTCCGACCTGTGCCCCCGTGGCGCCAAGCCTGCCGACCTCATGGGCGCGGCACGCAATGTCATCTATAAAGATCTGACCGAGCCCTCCATCGTGGGCAAGTGGATGAGCAAGCCCGCCGGCCTGCCCATTCTCTTCGCCATCCCCGCGGTGCTCTGGCTTGTGGTGTGGTGGATCCGCGCCGGATTCAACGGCGGCCAGTGGTTCCCCCGCGCCGCCGACGGCCGTATCGTCTTCGGCCAGATATTCTACGGCGACTACACCATTGACCCCATCTTCATGCTGACCTTCTTCACCGCGCTGTTCATCTTGGCGCGGGGGGCCATGAAGCTGTGGGCGCAATTCAAGCCTGAAGGCTCGATGGCCGTTATCGGCAAGACAAAATGCTGGGTATGGCATCTGTGGGACGTGCTGTGGGATGAAATCATCACCCACCGCAAGTTCGACGATTGCGAAGACGGCCCCGACACCGGCAAGGAAACGCCCAGCCGCAAAAACGGCCACTTCCTTCTGGTGTGGAGCTTCGCCATCCTGGCCTTTGTGACGGCTGTAGTGGCAATGGGACACTGGGGCGGCAAGGTCATTCCGCTCATCAAGATTGAAACGCCCATGCCGCTGACCTTCCCGGTGAAGATTCTGGCCAACATCGGCGCGTTCATGCTGCTGCTGGGCCTGGGCCTGCTGACGGTTCGCCGTCTGCGTCTGAATCCCAAGTTCCAGGGCTCAAGCTGGTACGACTGGTACCTGCTGGGCATCATATGGGTAATCGCGCTCACGGGCGTGATGGCTCAGGGCTTCCGCCTGGCGGACGCCATTGTGCCTGCCTTTGTCGTGTATTACCTGCACCTGGTATGTGTGTGGATGCTTTTCGCCTATCTGCCCTGGTCCAAGCTCGGGCATATCTTATACCGCACAGTGGCGTTGCTGTACGCCCGCATGTACGGCAGAAGCTAG
- a CDS encoding branched-chain amino acid ABC transporter permease: protein MDFFLQQMLNALQWGSFYALIALGYTLVYGVLRLINFAHGDIFMVGAYIAFFVSTWLISGNGLGLPQHTVLWLTIPLTMILTAFVGVTIERVAYRPLRRKGAHRLYVVITALMCGLILENGNLALLGATKRKLPELIDKTVYSIGPLVITNLKLWVIAAAILVFIALQTVVTRTKVGMAMRAVSWDRFALPLMGIPLDSVIVVTFILGSGIAGLGGMLFAMCYPTLEPYMGAMIGWKAFIAAVVGGIGDIRGAFVGGFLLAFVEIMVVAFLPSTYMDLFSFTILLLILWMRPTGIFGTPQTTKI from the coding sequence ATGGACTTTTTTTTGCAGCAGATGCTCAACGCACTGCAATGGGGAAGTTTTTACGCGCTTATAGCCTTGGGTTACACCCTGGTTTACGGCGTTCTTCGGCTCATCAACTTTGCCCATGGCGATATTTTCATGGTGGGCGCATACATCGCGTTTTTTGTCTCAACCTGGCTCATTTCCGGTAACGGCCTTGGACTGCCGCAGCACACCGTGCTTTGGCTCACCATTCCCCTGACCATGATTCTTACGGCCTTTGTGGGCGTAACCATCGAGCGCGTGGCCTACCGGCCTCTGCGCCGCAAGGGCGCGCACCGCCTGTACGTGGTTATCACGGCCCTCATGTGCGGCCTTATTCTTGAAAATGGCAACCTGGCCCTTTTGGGGGCCACCAAGCGCAAACTTCCCGAGCTCATCGACAAGACCGTTTATTCCATCGGCCCTCTGGTCATCACCAACCTGAAGCTCTGGGTCATTGCGGCGGCCATTCTTGTTTTCATAGCCTTGCAGACCGTTGTCACGCGCACCAAGGTGGGCATGGCCATGCGCGCCGTGTCCTGGGACCGCTTTGCCCTGCCCCTTATGGGCATACCCCTGGACAGCGTCATTGTGGTCACTTTTATTCTCGGCTCAGGCATCGCCGGGCTGGGGGGCATGCTCTTTGCCATGTGCTATCCCACGCTTGAACCCTACATGGGGGCCATGATCGGCTGGAAAGCCTTTATCGCCGCCGTGGTGGGCGGCATTGGCGACATACGTGGAGCATTTGTGGGCGGCTTTTTGCTGGCGTTTGTGGAGATTATGGTGGTGGCTTTTCTGCCTTCTACCTATATGGACCTGTTCTCCTTCACCATCCTGCTGCTCATTCTGTGGATGCGGCCCACAGGCATTTTCGGAACCCCCCAAACGACCAAAATCTAG
- a CDS encoding branched-chain amino acid ABC transporter permease — protein MLTIVQILLAILALLCFGYAIKRFVCQKKIDCLLFLILGVALICAEHFSWLDGYWLSVLKFMGINIVFASSLNLVNGYMGEFSCGHAGFMCVGAYVGGLISIILFTQNKLLGAPLLPPEMAPLLFPLIVLVAGCAAAIFGLLVALPSFKTRDDYLAIITIAANYIIIAVIINIDVVGGPRGLSGMRATVRAMENVANVPWMMIWVVLLVMVSVMMLFRLVNSTLGKGIPAVCQNEVAAEIMSVNTKKVKLVAFMVSAGIAGMAGAVYAHMFSSIYANSFGIMKSTEAMVMVYLGGMGSLSGSVMAAILFTLLIEVLRFALPALSDLMHTLPFVPDSFMISQEWKWVLIPLILILLMQFRPEGLLGNRELTQVFPRLKRLLTTARVE, from the coding sequence ATGCTCACCATTGTGCAAATATTGCTCGCTATCCTCGCCCTGCTCTGCTTCGGTTATGCCATAAAAAGGTTCGTCTGCCAGAAGAAAATTGATTGCCTGCTGTTCCTGATCCTCGGCGTGGCGCTCATCTGTGCCGAGCATTTCTCCTGGCTGGACGGTTATTGGCTTTCTGTACTCAAATTTATGGGCATCAACATCGTCTTTGCCTCCAGTCTCAACCTGGTCAACGGCTACATGGGCGAATTTTCCTGTGGTCATGCGGGCTTCATGTGCGTTGGAGCCTATGTGGGCGGTCTTATTTCCATTATCCTGTTTACGCAGAACAAGCTGCTGGGCGCTCCGCTGCTGCCGCCCGAGATGGCTCCGCTGCTCTTTCCCCTGATTGTTCTGGTGGCGGGCTGCGCGGCGGCCATATTCGGTCTGCTGGTGGCCCTGCCCTCGTTCAAGACACGTGACGACTACCTGGCCATCATCACCATCGCGGCCAACTACATCATCATCGCCGTGATCATCAATATCGACGTTGTGGGCGGCCCGCGCGGCCTTTCGGGCATGCGCGCCACCGTACGCGCCATGGAGAACGTGGCCAACGTGCCCTGGATGATGATCTGGGTCGTGCTGCTTGTCATGGTGTCTGTCATGATGCTCTTCAGGCTGGTCAACAGCACCCTGGGCAAGGGCATACCCGCGGTTTGCCAGAACGAGGTCGCTGCGGAAATCATGAGTGTCAACACCAAGAAGGTCAAACTTGTGGCCTTCATGGTTTCGGCAGGCATCGCCGGCATGGCTGGCGCAGTGTACGCCCACATGTTCAGTTCCATTTACGCCAACAGTTTCGGCATCATGAAGTCCACGGAAGCCATGGTCATGGTCTATCTGGGCGGCATGGGCTCGCTTTCAGGCTCCGTCATGGCGGCCATCCTCTTTACCCTGCTCATCGAAGTGCTGCGCTTCGCGCTGCCCGCCCTGAGCGACCTCATGCACACCCTGCCCTTTGTGCCCGACAGCTTCATGATCAGCCAGGAATGGAAGTGGGTGCTTATTCCCCTTATCCTTATCCTGCTCATGCAGTTCCGCCCCGAAGGGCTTTTGGGCAACCGCGAACTTACCCAGGTCTTTCCCCGGCTGAAAAGACTGCTCACCACCGCCCGCGTGGAATAA
- a CDS encoding ABC transporter ATP-binding protein has translation MLLEVENLYAGYGKIEALHGISFHVNEGEIVTLIGANGAGKSTTLKAIMRLTPPESPTVFSGDIRFKGKSILKTEAHNVVAHLKMDLVPEGRHIFGNLTVHENLKLATWTRKGSGIEKDMDRVFDLFPRLQERMHQRSDTLSGGEQQMLAIGRALMTDCSVILLDEPSMGLSPLLMYDMFRTFKKLNSQGLTVVVVEQNARLALQVADRGYVLDTGAIVAQGTAAELADTPEIKAAYLGA, from the coding sequence ATGTTGCTGGAAGTTGAAAATCTCTACGCGGGATACGGCAAGATTGAAGCCCTGCACGGCATCTCCTTTCATGTGAACGAAGGCGAAATTGTCACGCTCATCGGGGCCAACGGCGCGGGCAAGTCCACTACGCTCAAGGCAATCATGCGCCTTACACCGCCGGAATCCCCCACGGTGTTCAGCGGCGACATCCGCTTCAAGGGCAAATCCATCCTCAAGACCGAGGCGCACAACGTGGTGGCCCATCTGAAAATGGATCTCGTGCCCGAAGGCAGGCACATTTTCGGCAACCTCACCGTGCATGAAAACCTCAAGCTCGCCACGTGGACACGCAAGGGCAGCGGCATTGAAAAGGACATGGATAGGGTTTTTGACCTGTTCCCCCGCCTTCAGGAACGCATGCACCAGCGCAGCGACACCCTCTCCGGCGGCGAACAGCAGATGCTGGCCATTGGCCGGGCACTCATGACGGACTGCTCCGTCATTCTTCTGGACGAACCCTCCATGGGTCTTTCGCCCCTGCTCATGTACGACATGTTCCGTACCTTCAAAAAGCTCAACAGCCAGGGACTCACCGTTGTCGTTGTTGAGCAGAACGCCCGCCTGGCCCTTCAGGTGGCAGACCGGGGGTATGTGCTGGACACAGGCGCCATCGTGGCCCAGGGCACGGCGGCAGAACTGGCCGACACCCCTGAAATAAAAGCGGCCTATCTGGGCGCGTAA
- a CDS encoding YgiQ family radical SAM protein encodes MATKRSGPAFSEPRRSTANAGAASVSGPQSRSESRSESRSESRPESRSQDGAQPKAQHRPKHGHQPGAQSRSLAGAQSRSQSVTQSGPLPDREQPLFVPMSAAEMHALGWDSLDVLFITGDAYVDHPSFGSVLLARWLIHHGYRAGIVAQPRWENPDDLLAMGRPRLFAGVSAGALDSLLAHYTAFRKKRHDDAYTPGGQAGARPNRACLVYANLARRAFPGLPLVLGGIEGSLRRVSHYDFWTDSLRKPILLDAKADLLIWGMGERATLECAQRLDAGENLRGIPGTAWLDKLAQAPDGPRPANLPPEMAQAPCVPLPAHDEILADPVKLLTMTQELERQVHRLDAWAFQPVGDRAVVLARPAPPLTTQEMDALYEIPFTRRSHPSYKEAIPAAEMMRTSITSHRGCGGGCSFCSLALHQGRRISSRSESSVLDEARKLGQENMDRGKGPVAISDVGGPTANMWQGYCALDRAEITREDHTPPAETSTEQRPKQHSAAHAPADAPAKSRCRRASCCYPTVCKFFTTPQNKHVGLLRKVAALPEVKQARVASGVRADLALRDAAALAAYTGEFTGGQLKVAPEHCATGVLSLMRKPPLEVFEAFLASFVRQSKAAGREQYVVPYLMSGFPGCTDDDMRTLAHWLRQRNWNPRQTQCFIPTPGTIATAMFYCGKNEAGEDIYVARTDAQRLRQHGLLMPDRKPGDEDGNRPRRGNEGHARNNDAKARRQPSGGRQGRDDRPDTRPDTRPDARHDARHDARPDTRRDARHDARPDARHDTRHDARPDARRDNRRDADAAQTRPQEKTDQKSGRHGNRQKEHGSDSRRLPAPGRRA; translated from the coding sequence ATGGCAACTAAGCGCTCTGGACCGGCCTTTTCCGAGCCCCGGCGTTCCACTGCGAATGCCGGGGCCGCTTCTGTTTCCGGGCCCCAGTCCCGGTCTGAGTCAAGGTCTGAGTCAAGGTCTGAGTCGAGGCCTGAGTCGCGGTCACAGGACGGCGCACAACCCAAGGCTCAACACAGGCCAAAGCATGGTCATCAGCCTGGGGCGCAGTCCAGGTCTTTGGCCGGGGCGCAGTCCAGGTCACAGTCCGTGACGCAGTCCGGGCCGCTGCCCGACAGGGAACAGCCCCTCTTTGTACCCATGAGCGCAGCTGAAATGCACGCGCTCGGCTGGGACAGTCTGGACGTGCTCTTCATCACCGGCGACGCCTATGTGGATCATCCCTCCTTCGGCAGCGTGCTGCTGGCGCGCTGGCTGATCCACCACGGCTACCGTGCGGGCATTGTGGCCCAGCCGCGCTGGGAAAACCCCGACGACCTGCTGGCCATGGGCAGACCACGCCTGTTCGCTGGCGTCAGCGCCGGAGCGCTGGATTCCCTGCTGGCCCACTACACGGCCTTTCGCAAAAAGCGCCATGATGACGCCTACACCCCTGGCGGTCAGGCGGGCGCGCGCCCCAACAGGGCCTGCCTGGTATACGCCAATCTGGCCCGCCGGGCCTTTCCCGGCCTGCCCCTTGTGCTTGGCGGCATTGAGGGCAGCCTGCGGCGCGTGAGCCATTATGACTTCTGGACAGACTCGCTGCGCAAGCCCATTCTTTTAGACGCCAAGGCCGACCTGCTCATCTGGGGCATGGGCGAACGCGCCACCCTGGAATGCGCTCAGCGGCTGGACGCCGGTGAAAATCTGCGCGGCATACCCGGCACAGCGTGGCTGGACAAGCTGGCGCAGGCCCCCGACGGCCCGCGCCCGGCCAATCTGCCGCCGGAAATGGCCCAGGCCCCCTGCGTGCCCCTGCCCGCACACGATGAAATTTTGGCTGATCCCGTCAAACTGCTGACCATGACGCAAGAACTGGAACGCCAGGTACACAGGCTGGACGCCTGGGCCTTTCAGCCCGTGGGCGACCGCGCCGTGGTGCTGGCCCGCCCGGCTCCGCCCCTGACCACCCAGGAAATGGACGCCCTGTACGAAATCCCCTTTACCCGGCGATCCCACCCCAGTTACAAGGAAGCCATCCCGGCGGCGGAAATGATGCGTACCAGCATTACCAGCCATCGCGGCTGCGGCGGCGGCTGCTCCTTCTGCTCCCTGGCCCTGCATCAGGGTCGCCGCATCAGCTCACGATCCGAATCTTCCGTACTGGACGAAGCCCGCAAGCTTGGCCAGGAAAACATGGATCGTGGCAAGGGGCCGGTGGCCATTTCAGACGTGGGCGGCCCCACGGCCAACATGTGGCAGGGCTATTGCGCCCTTGATCGGGCGGAAATCACCCGCGAAGATCATACGCCACCCGCTGAAACCTCCACGGAGCAACGCCCCAAACAACACAGCGCCGCGCACGCCCCGGCAGACGCGCCAGCCAAGAGCCGCTGCCGACGGGCAAGCTGCTGTTATCCCACGGTATGCAAGTTTTTCACAACGCCGCAAAACAAACATGTGGGCCTGCTGCGCAAGGTTGCGGCCCTGCCCGAAGTCAAGCAGGCGCGTGTTGCCAGCGGCGTCCGCGCTGACCTCGCCCTGCGTGACGCCGCCGCTCTGGCGGCCTACACGGGCGAGTTCACGGGCGGGCAACTCAAGGTCGCGCCCGAGCATTGCGCCACCGGCGTGCTCTCGCTCATGCGCAAGCCGCCCCTGGAAGTCTTTGAGGCCTTTCTGGCCAGCTTTGTGCGCCAGAGCAAGGCGGCAGGACGCGAACAGTACGTTGTTCCCTACCTCATGAGCGGATTCCCCGGCTGTACGGATGACGACATGCGCACCCTCGCCCACTGGCTGCGCCAGCGCAACTGGAATCCCCGCCAGACCCAGTGCTTTATCCCCACACCCGGCACCATTGCCACGGCCATGTTTTACTGCGGCAAAAACGAAGCAGGGGAAGACATCTATGTGGCCCGTACCGATGCACAGCGCCTGCGACAGCACGGTCTGCTCATGCCAGACAGAAAACCGGGCGACGAGGACGGCAACCGTCCACGGCGCGGCAACGAAGGCCACGCCCGCAACAATGACGCCAAGGCCCGACGCCAACCTTCCGGCGGCAGGCAAGGTCGTGATGATCGGCCCGATACCCGGCCCGATACCCGGCCCGATGCCCGACATGACGCCCGACATGACGCCCGGCCCGATACCCGGCGTGATGCCCGGCATGACGCCCGGCCCGATGCCAGGCATGATACCCGACATGACGCCCGGCCCGATGCCAGGCGTGACAATCGGCGCGACGCGGACGCGGCCCAGACCAGACCCCAGGAAAAGACGGACCAGAAATCCGGCAGGCACGGCAACCGTCAGAAAGAACACGGCTCGGACAGCCGCAGGCTTCCGGCACCCGGACGCCGCGCCTGA
- a CDS encoding FAD-dependent oxidoreductase yields MAGKIGVYFDQQNIGGGLDVEALAAQTAEKWGDLTAVVKVVPVLALALDEIKADIEAQGLDGVLLCGASPRVDGELYRLPVLIEHVNLREQCVQAYKNPDRSPVDTAKGAPELLQLMARDYVNMGVVKLQKSEAPEAATVQGVQRILVIGGGWTGLTAALEAAATGYEVVLVEKSDKLGGAANNIPMASPLASPWENKQPTNLVAKVSEAMGSPKIKIYTSARMQKLEGQPGEFKAAIDTASGTVDVEVGAVVLATGWVALDQKYLAPMGLGKSPMVVDAASFGKMLVADQVKANRIAFVLDTTMAEKAVTEAVEGCPLDGDAAAAAPAAAPAAEGEDVFVKEDLESIRHLAYSNAVNSVGMLRLANTVCEKTDDACQTFILYKDMTVPGILERFYKKMQERLGVMMTKADVTDIREAGNHMVVECKNTLLGMDFDLDVDMVVLPTGLVPTTAKDVTIHFDYRQGPDFPDLALFDGFADSNYICFPYETRRTGVYAAGCVRQPLTMDACEEDAKGAVLKAVQCIEAASHGVAVHPRSGDLSYPLFNMVRCTQCKRCTEECPFGALDDDEKGTPRLNPTRCRRCGTCFGACPERVISFANYNIDQIGSMIREVQVPKDFKKDGPRVLILACENDAYPALDMAGERHKPWSPYCRIIPVRCLGSVNAIWVSDAMSKGYDGVMLLGCKYGDDYQCHFVKGSEICAKRKDNIAETLNRLGVQPERVELLEVAIDEYDKVPNLIDGFVDRIMAMGPNPFKGM; encoded by the coding sequence ATGGCCGGTAAGATTGGCGTCTATTTTGACCAGCAGAACATCGGCGGCGGCCTCGACGTAGAGGCGCTTGCCGCCCAAACCGCGGAAAAGTGGGGCGACCTCACTGCCGTGGTTAAGGTAGTTCCCGTGCTGGCATTGGCCTTGGATGAAATCAAGGCTGACATCGAGGCCCAGGGCCTTGACGGCGTGCTGCTCTGCGGCGCTTCCCCGCGCGTGGACGGCGAGCTCTATCGCCTGCCCGTGCTGATCGAACACGTGAACCTGCGCGAACAATGCGTGCAGGCGTACAAAAACCCCGACAGAAGCCCTGTGGATACAGCCAAGGGCGCGCCGGAGCTGCTGCAGCTCATGGCCCGTGACTATGTGAACATGGGCGTGGTGAAACTGCAGAAGAGCGAGGCTCCCGAAGCCGCTACGGTGCAGGGCGTGCAGCGCATTCTGGTTATTGGCGGCGGCTGGACCGGCCTTACGGCGGCCCTTGAAGCTGCGGCCACCGGCTATGAAGTGGTGCTGGTGGAAAAGAGCGACAAGCTCGGCGGCGCTGCCAACAATATCCCCATGGCCTCGCCTCTGGCTTCGCCCTGGGAAAACAAGCAGCCCACCAACCTTGTGGCCAAGGTCAGCGAGGCCATGGGCAGCCCCAAGATCAAGATTTACACAAGCGCCCGGATGCAGAAGCTGGAAGGCCAGCCGGGTGAATTCAAGGCCGCCATCGACACAGCCTCCGGCACGGTGGACGTGGAAGTGGGCGCGGTCGTGCTGGCCACGGGCTGGGTGGCGCTGGATCAAAAATACCTCGCTCCCATGGGCCTCGGCAAAAGCCCCATGGTGGTGGACGCCGCCTCCTTTGGCAAGATGCTGGTCGCTGACCAGGTCAAGGCCAACCGCATAGCCTTTGTGCTTGATACCACCATGGCCGAAAAGGCCGTGACCGAGGCTGTGGAAGGCTGCCCCCTTGACGGCGACGCCGCTGCCGCAGCCCCTGCCGCAGCCCCTGCCGCCGAAGGCGAAGACGTCTTTGTGAAAGAAGACCTCGAAAGCATCCGCCACCTGGCGTACTCCAACGCCGTCAACAGCGTGGGCATGCTGCGTCTGGCCAATACCGTCTGTGAAAAGACCGACGATGCCTGTCAGACCTTCATCCTTTACAAGGACATGACCGTTCCCGGCATTCTGGAGCGCTTCTACAAGAAGATGCAGGAACGCCTGGGCGTCATGATGACCAAGGCCGACGTCACGGACATCCGCGAAGCGGGCAACCACATGGTCGTGGAGTGCAAAAACACCCTGCTGGGCATGGATTTTGACCTTGATGTGGACATGGTTGTTCTGCCTACGGGCCTTGTGCCCACCACGGCCAAGGACGTGACCATCCACTTCGATTATCGTCAGGGCCCGGATTTTCCCGATCTGGCGCTGTTTGACGGCTTTGCCGACTCCAACTACATCTGCTTCCCCTACGAAACGCGCCGCACCGGCGTGTACGCGGCGGGTTGCGTGCGTCAGCCCCTGACCATGGACGCCTGCGAAGAAGACGCCAAGGGCGCGGTGCTCAAAGCCGTGCAGTGCATTGAAGCGGCAAGCCACGGCGTGGCCGTGCATCCGCGTTCGGGCGACCTGTCCTACCCGCTGTTCAACATGGTTCGCTGCACCCAGTGCAAGCGCTGCACCGAGGAATGTCCCTTTGGCGCGCTGGACGATGACGAAAAGGGTACGCCCAGGCTCAACCCCACGCGCTGCCGCCGTTGCGGTACCTGTTTCGGGGCCTGCCCCGAGCGCGTCATCTCCTTTGCGAACTACAACATTGACCAGATCGGCTCAATGATTCGTGAAGTGCAGGTGCCCAAGGACTTCAAGAAAGACGGCCCCCGCGTGCTGATCCTGGCTTGCGAAAACGACGCCTACCCCGCCCTGGATATGGCCGGTGAGCGCCACAAGCCCTGGAGCCCGTATTGCCGCATCATTCCCGTGCGCTGCCTTGGTTCGGTCAACGCCATCTGGGTGTCCGACGCCATGAGCAAGGGCTATGACGGCGTGATGCTGCTGGGCTGCAAGTATGGCGACGACTACCAGTGCCACTTTGTGAAAGGCTCCGAAATCTGCGCCAAGCGCAAGGACAACATAGCCGAGACCCTCAACCGCCTGGGCGTGCAGCCTGAACGGGTGGAACTGCTTGAAGTGGCCATTGACGAGTACGACAAGGTCCCCAACCTCATCGACGGCTTTGTGGACCGCATCATGGCAATGGGCCCCAACCCGTTCAAGGGCATGTAG
- a CDS encoding GNAT family N-acetyltransferase, with product MTEAITLRKAEACDEAAIRDCAKNAFSGYIALIGREPAPMTADFAVQIASGHIHVAVNDNGVLLGYIIFFVQDGHMHLDTVAVLPAAAGRGIGKQMITFCEDETRRLGLDAVHLYTNEKMTANLSIYPRLGYVEVDRRTDEGFSRVFFQKKLT from the coding sequence ATGACGGAAGCCATCACTCTCAGAAAAGCCGAGGCATGTGACGAGGCGGCCATCCGGGACTGTGCAAAAAATGCCTTTTCAGGCTACATCGCCCTGATAGGCCGCGAACCCGCCCCTATGACTGCCGATTTCGCGGTGCAGATTGCGTCGGGTCATATCCATGTTGCTGTGAACGATAACGGCGTCTTGCTGGGTTACATTATTTTCTTTGTGCAGGACGGCCACATGCATCTCGACACCGTGGCCGTGCTTCCCGCAGCAGCCGGGCGCGGCATCGGCAAACAGATGATAACGTTCTGCGAAGATGAAACCAGACGTTTGGGTCTTGACGCGGTGCACCTTTATACCAATGAAAAAATGACCGCCAATCTTTCCATCTACCCTCGCCTGGGTTACGTTGAAGTTGATCGCCGTACGGACGAAGGATTTAGCCGCGTTTTCTTTCAAAAAAAATTGACCTGA
- a CDS encoding SlyX family protein: MSHSIEDRLTRLEELTFFQEERIEKLDAALMAQQNQLDAVEQELASARTVIRALRDKMAEQPENGLPPHFMPERW; this comes from the coding sequence ATGTCGCACAGCATTGAAGACCGCCTCACCCGGCTGGAAGAACTGACTTTTTTTCAGGAAGAGCGCATAGAAAAACTCGACGCGGCCCTTATGGCCCAGCAAAACCAATTGGACGCCGTGGAGCAGGAACTGGCCAGCGCCCGCACGGTCATTCGCGCCCTGCGCGACAAGATGGCCGAGCAGCCGGAAAACGGCCTGCCGCCGCACTTTATGCCCGAGCGCTGGTAA
- a CDS encoding ABC transporter ATP-binding protein, protein MALLEMKDVTQRFGGLIALSCFNIRIEENSLTGLIGPNGAGKTTVFNLASGFYHASEGSIIFDGYKYDSKLEPHEVTNLGMARTFQNIRLWSDMSVLDNICVSQYSRLGYGLLDAWFNTGRYGREEKRVKDKAAHILEVMELSDVAEEMPKNLPYGLQRRVELARALSTDPKLLLLDEPAAGLNSSDVDGLIKHIGWIYDQFKIAIWMIEHQMKVVMSLCQHITVMEFGQIIASGTPQEIQSNPDVIKAYLGDENV, encoded by the coding sequence TTGGCACTGCTTGAAATGAAAGACGTGACGCAACGCTTCGGCGGACTTATCGCGCTGTCATGCTTCAACATACGGATTGAGGAAAACAGCCTGACGGGCCTTATCGGGCCCAACGGCGCTGGCAAAACTACTGTGTTCAACCTGGCTTCGGGATTTTATCACGCCAGCGAGGGCAGCATTATCTTTGACGGCTACAAGTACGACTCCAAACTTGAGCCGCATGAGGTCACAAATCTGGGCATGGCCCGCACCTTCCAGAATATCCGCCTGTGGAGCGACATGTCGGTTCTGGACAATATCTGCGTGTCGCAATACAGCCGCCTCGGCTATGGCCTGCTGGACGCGTGGTTCAATACGGGCCGCTACGGCCGCGAAGAAAAGCGCGTAAAAGACAAGGCTGCCCACATCCTGGAAGTGATGGAACTCAGCGACGTGGCGGAGGAAATGCCCAAGAACCTGCCCTATGGCCTGCAACGCCGTGTGGAGCTGGCCCGCGCCCTTTCCACAGACCCCAAGCTGCTCTTGCTGGACGAACCGGCGGCCGGGCTCAACTCCTCGGACGTGGACGGCCTGATCAAGCACATCGGCTGGATTTACGACCAGTTCAAAATTGCCATCTGGATGATCGAACACCAGATGAAGGTGGTCATGTCGCTGTGCCAGCACATTACCGTGATGGAGTTCGGCCAGATCATTGCCAGCGGCACGCCACAGGAAATCCAAAGCAACCCGGATGTCATCAAGGCATATCTGGGCGACGAAAACGTGTAA